A genomic stretch from Lathyrus oleraceus cultivar Zhongwan6 chromosome 2, CAAS_Psat_ZW6_1.0, whole genome shotgun sequence includes:
- the LOC127123813 gene encoding UTP--glucose-1-phosphate uridylyltransferase-like, whose protein sequence is MKHPHDKHDSFRNDAIEEKYHDGKARRKEFHVGQMVLLFKSRFKLFPSKLKSKGLGPFVVKEVRNDGAIVIEDPKSQESWTVNGQRLKVYHSGDINRDGKEYVFVTNSDNLGALVDLKILNHLIQNKNEYCMEVTPKTLADVKGGTLISYEGRVQLLEIAQVPDEHVSEFKSIEKFKIFNTNNLWVNLKAIKRLVEADALKMEIIPNPKVNIGHFQ, encoded by the exons ATGAAGCATCCACATGACAAACATGATTCATTCCGAAATGATGCCATTGAAGAAaaataccatgatggaaaggCCCGTCGCAAGGAGTTTCATGTCGGACAAATGGTACTGCTTTTCAAATCAAGGTTCAAGTTATTCCCGAGTAAGCTGAAGTCAAAAGGGTTAGGACCGTTTGTAGTCAAAGAGGTGCGCAATGATGGAGCCATTGTGATCGAGGACCCAAAGTCTCAAGAAAGTTGGACTGTCAATGGTCAAAGACTGAAAGTCTATCATAGCGGTGACATAAACCGTGAT GGTAAGGAGTATGTGTTCGTTACCAATTCAGATAACTTGGGTGCCCTAGTTGATTTGA AAATCTTAAATCATTTGATCCAGAACAAGAATGAATATTGTATGGAG GTGACTCCCAAGACATTGGCTGATGTGAAGGGTGGCACTCTTATTTCTTATGAAGGAAGGGTTCAG CTCCTGGAAATTGCCCAAGTCCCAGATGAACAT GTCAGTGAATTTAAGTCGATAGAGAAGTTCAAAATTTTCAATACAAATAACTT ATGGGTGAACTTAAAAGCAATTAAAAGGCTTGTTGAGGCTGATGCTCTGAAGATGGAGATTATTCCCAATCCTAAGGTTAATATCGGTCATTTTCAATAG